From Anas acuta chromosome 11, bAnaAcu1.1, whole genome shotgun sequence, the proteins below share one genomic window:
- the SPCS1 gene encoding signal peptidase complex subunit 1: MLGFCRAIPTEMDYKGQKLAEQIFQGIILVSAVIGFVYGFITEQFGWTVYIFMAGVALSCLLTLPPWPMYRRNPLKWLPVQESGTDDKKPADRKPKRR, from the exons ATGCTGGGCTTCTGCCGCGCCATCCCCACGGAGATG GACTACAAGGGCCAAAAATTAgcagaacagatttttcaaGGAATCATTCTCGTCTCTGCA gtaattGGTTTCGTCTACGGCTTCATCACTGAACAGTTTGGCTGGACTGTCTACATATTTATGGCTGGAGTTGCTTTATCATGTCTG CTAACACTCCCGCCATGGCCTATGTACCGCCGCAATCCTCTGAAGTGGTTACCTGTCCAGGAGTCGGGAACAGATGATAAGAAGCCAGCAGACAGAAAGCCAAAAAGACGCTAA
- the GLT8D1 gene encoding glycosyltransferase 8 domain-containing protein 1 → MSLRKANVAILVAAVVVFLLVLHRNFLGLSDFLRRELTDSNPLGLQPIDFIPAVPQRLMDERSDKEIAVVIAASEERLGGAIAAMNSIYHNTKSNVVFYIVTLNDTVDHLRLWLSNTALKNLRYRILDFDPRVLEGKVQVDPQKADPLKPLTFARFYLPSLVPHAEKAIYVDDDVVVQDDILELYNTPLKPGHAAAFSDDCDSTTNKVAVRGAGNQYNYIGFLDYKKETIRKLAMKANTCSFNPGVFVANLTEWKLQNITKQLEKWMTLNVAEELYSRTLAGSITTPPLLIVFYKQHSSIDPMWNVRHLGSSAGKRYSPQFVKAAKLLHWNGHFKPWGRTASYAEVWEKWYVPDPTGKFSLIRRHSEAYEAK, encoded by the exons ATGTCGCTGAGGAAAG CGAACGTGGCCATCCTGGTCGCGGCCGTCGTGGTGTTCCTGCTCGTCCTGCACCGCAACTTCCTGGGCCTCAGCGACTTCCTCAGGCGGGAGCTGACGG ATTCAAATCCATTAGGACTTCAGCCTATAGACTTCATACCTGCAGTTCCCCAGAGACTGATGGATGAAAGGAGTGATAAGGAGATTGCTGTGGTCATTGCAGCATCAGAGGAGAGGCTTGGGGGTGCGATTGCAGCCATGAACAGTATTTATCATAACACCAAATCCAATGTGGTTTTCTATATTGTTACACTGAACGATACTGTGGACCACTTGAG GCTGTGGCTAAGTAACACTGCTCTGAAAAATTTGAGATACCGAATTTTGGATTTTGACCCTCGTGTCTTAGAAGGGAAGGTACAAGTGGATCCTCAAAAAGCAGACCCCCTAAAACCA tTAACCTTTGCAAGATTCTACTTGCCCAGTTTGGTACCTCATGCGGAGAAGGCCATCTACGTGGACGATGACGTAGTAGTGCAAG atgatATCCTTGAACTTTACAACACTCCACTGAAACCTGGACACGCAGCTGCGTTTTCAGATGATTGTGACTCAACCACTAACAAAGTTGCTGTCCGTGGAGCAGGGAATCAG tataaCTACATTGGGTTTCTAGattacaaaaaagaaaccatCCGAAAGCTTGCCATGAAAGCCAACACTTGCTCTTTCAATCCAGGAGTTTTTGTTGCCAATTTGACAGAATGGAAATTACAGAACATCACTAAACAATTGGAGAAGTGGATGACGTTAAATGTAGC agaGGAACTTTACAGCAGAACTCTGGCTGGCAGCATCACGACACCTCCACTGCTAATTGTATTTTACAAGCAACATTCCAGTATTGATCCCATGTGGAATGTCCGACATCTTG GGTCTAGCGCTGGAAAAAGGTATTCTCCTCAGTTTGTGAAAGCTGCCAAGCTGCTCCATTGGAATGGACATTTCAAACCATGGGGAAGAACAGCTTCATACGCTGAAGTGTGGGAGAAGTGGTATGTCCCTGATCCTACAGGCAAGTTCAGCCTGATCCGGAGACATTCGGAAGCCTATGAAGCAAAGTAG